One Panulirus ornatus isolate Po-2019 chromosome 16, ASM3632096v1, whole genome shotgun sequence genomic window carries:
- the LOC139754076 gene encoding very long chain fatty acid elongase 7-like: MAPSHSSPHPPPRPLPKEDVKDEVKELRSNGFWAALITVLSCLYGQLTVAKQMTPDPRQDSWLLMHSPLPALTVSLLYVAAVTWVGPFYMNNRKPIPGLRTIMMYYNACQVVFSTWLFVEAGRAGWFGRYSFICQTCDYSNNPKAVTMMHCAYWYHFSKYVDLIDTVFFVLNKKYEHMSLLHMCHHTLMPISTWYGVRYHPGGHNTFFGFLNCFVHIVMYTYYLLAAMGPSVRPYLWWKKYLTSLQMLQFTVVFFHSLQLVFIECEVPPVLMRWVGFISVMFFILFADFYIKAYRNRGQQTKPKMTGIQSDYTHEAAICASDGVVSSVSSGVSRRIMNGLCNGMSKNIPNGVPNGISNDMSNKVCNGISRSGSQAIPLSLQKEMMLRSRV; encoded by the exons ATGGCGCCGTCACACAGCAGCCCCCACCCGCCACCCCGCCCGCTCCCAAAAGAGGATGTTAAAG ACGAAGTGAAGGAGCTGAGGTCCAATGGGTTTTGGGCGGCTTTGATCACCGTGCTTAGCTGCTTGTATGGGCAACTGACGGTGGCCAAACAGATGACACCAGACCCTAGACAAGATTCGTGGCTCCTGATGCACTCCCCGCTACCTGCCCTCACCGTCTCCCTCCTCTATGTGGCCGCCGTCACCTGGGTGGGTCCATTCTACATGAACAACAGGAAGCCTATACCAGGTCTCAGGACCATAATGATGTATTACAACGCCTGCCAAGTCGTGTTCTCCACCTGGCTTTTTGTCGAG gcTGGTAGAGCTGGCTGGTTCGGGCGCTATTCCTTCATCTGCCAGACGTGTGATTACTCAAACAACCCAAAAGCCGTCACG ATGATGCACTGCGCCTACTGGTACCACTTCTCCAAGTACGTCGACCTCATTGACACG GTATTCTTCGTTCTCAACAAGAAATACGAACACATGTCGCTGCTACACATGTGCCACCACACACTGATGCCCATCAGCACCTGGTATGGAGTCCGCTACCACCCAG GTGGTCACAACACATTCTTCGGGTTCCTCAACTGCTTCGTCCACATTGTGATGTACACCTACTACCTGCTGGCAGCCATGGGTCCCAGCGTCCGGCCATACCTCTGGTGGAAGAAGTACCTCACTAGCCTCCAGATGCTGCAGTTCACCGTCGTTTTCTTCCACTCCTTACAG TTGGTGTTCATTGAGTGCGAAGTGCCACCCGTCCTGATGAGGTGGGTGGGTTTCATCTCCGTCATGTTCTTCATCCTCTTCGCTGACTTCTACATCAAAGCTTACAGGAACAGGGGCCAACAG ACAAAACCGAAAATGACTGGAATCCAGAGTGACTACACTCACGAGGCGGCCATATGTGCTTCAGATGGGGTCGTGAGCAGCGTCTCTTCTGGCGTCTCAAGGAGAATCATGAACGGTTTATGTAACGGTATGTCAAAGAACATACCCAATGGCGTGCCCAATGGTATCTCTAACGATATGTCCAACAAAGTGTGTAATGGTATAAGCAGGAGCGGATCCCAAGCTATACCATTGAGTCTTCAGAAAGAAATGATGTTGAGAAGTCGTGTGTAA